A region of Vitis vinifera cultivar Pinot Noir 40024 chromosome 13, ASM3070453v1 DNA encodes the following proteins:
- the LOC100246685 gene encoding putative disease resistance protein At1g50180 isoform X2: protein MVEAIVSFAVERLGDLLIQEASFLHGVTDKVAEIKVELRRMTCFLKDADARQDEDETIRNLVAEIREAAYDAEDTVETFAFKVARRRRSGLQNILKRYACILSEFKALHEVGTEIDAIKNRISSLSTSLQSYNIKSIGEGESSGSRNERQRILRRSYSHVVDEDTVGVEGNVKILVEQLVDPDKRCSVVSIWGMGGLGKTTLAKKVYHHGAVRRHFDCFAWSSVSQQFNIRAVVQEILFKFMPPSPEQRKEIEKMGENEVLKRVYRIQEEKKCLVILDDVWTTEAWDMLRPAFPLQKVGSKILLTTRNKAVASHADPQGFLYQPKCLTEEESWELLQRRAFLRNDNDPTINNMEEVGKEMARYCGGLPLAVVVLGGLLATNHTLYDWERIHRNIKSYLMRGKDNYKQQDSGVSDVLALSFQDLSYHLKSCFLYLAHFPEDYEIRTKSLVRMWVAEGIISKVGEQTLEDVAEGYLDELIQRCMVQVGRTGSNGRVKTCQLHDLMRDLCLSKAKEENFLEIIGFQQVETFSSSVVTTPTLDKVRRRAIYLDQSLPVESDAEARAVSKNKDEDANIYVKLNPENGTPLRSLLIFSPPKEVTVHWMLRKLNLKKFTLLRVLSLEGLSLGEKLPKSIGNLVHLKFLSFKYASLLRFPSSIRNLGCIQTLDLRFFPSGDEPMICF, encoded by the exons ATGGTGGAGGCTATTGTGTCCTTTGCTGTGGAAAGGCTAGGTGACCTGTTGATTCAAGAGGCAAGTTTCTTGCATGGGGTGACTGACAAAGTTGCAGAAATTAAGGTCGAGCTTAGGCGGATGACATGTTTTCTGAAAGATGCAGACGCAAGACAAGATGAGGACGAGACAATTCGCAATTTGGTTGCTGAAATTAGAGAGGCTGCATATGATGCCGAAGACACTGTAGAGACTTTTGCCTTCAAGGTTGCCAGGAGGAGGAGAAGTGGCCTTCAAAACATCCTCAAGAGGTATGCTTGCATCTTATCAGAATTTAAAGCACTCCATGAGGTTGGGACAGAGATTGATGCCATAAAAAACAGAATCTCCAGTCTCAGTACAAGTTTACAGAGCTATAACATAAAGAGCATAGGAGAAGGAGAAAGCTCCGGTTCCAGAAATGAGAGGCAACGTATCCTCAGGCGGTCTTACTCCCACGTTGTTGATGAAGACACAGTTGGAGTGGAGGGAAACGTGAAGATCTTGGTGGAACAGCTCGTGGACCCGGACAAAAGATGCTCAGTTGTGTCGATATGGGGTATGGGGGGCCTGGGAAAAACCACTCTCGCAAAGAAGGTTTATCATCATGGTGCTGTTAGGCGTCATTTTGATTGTTTTGCTTGGAGTTCCGTATCTCAACAATTCAACATCAGAGCGGTTGTACAAGAAATATTATTCAAATTCATGCCTCCTTCTCCAGAGCAGAGGAAGGAAATTGAGAAGATGGGTGAAAATGAGGTATTAAAGAGAGTTTATCGAATAcaagaggaaaagaaatgtctggtgATTCTGGATGATGTGTGGACTACAGAAGCTTGGGACATGCTAAGACCTGCCTTTCCACTGCAAAAGGTAGGCAGCAAGATACTACTCACCACCCGGAACAAAGCGGTGGCTTCACATGCGGATCCACAAGGCTTCTTGTACCAACCAAAGTGTTTAACTGAGGAAGAGAGTTGGGAGCTTCTTCAGAGAAGAGCCTTCCTCAGAAATGATAATG ATCCTACCATTAACAACATGGAGGAGGTGGGAAAGGAAATGGCTAGATATTGCGGAGGTTTGCCATTGGCTGTTGTTGTGCTTGGAGGACTTCTAGCTACAAACCACACATTGTATGATTGGGAGAGAATTCATAGAAATATTAAATCATACTTGATGAGAGGCAAAGACAATTACAAGCAGCAAGACAGTGGAGTCTCCGATGTGTTAGCTTTAAGTTTCCAAGATTTGTCATACCACTTAAAATCTTGCTTTCTCTATTTAGCCCATTTCCCCGAGGACTATGAAATTCGAACAAAAAGTTTGGTTCGAATGTGGGTGGCTGAAGGGATTATATCAAAGGTGGGAGAACAAACATTGGAGGATGTTGCAGAAGGGTATCTGGATGAGCTCATTCAAAGGTGTATGGTTCAAGTAGGAAGAACAGGTTCAAATGGAAGAGTCAAAACTTGCCAGTTGCATGACCTAATGCGAGATTTATGCTTGTCAAaggcaaaagaagaaaattttcttgagaTTATCGGTTTTCAGCAAGTGGAAACATTTTCATCTTCTGTGGTAACAACACCTACTCTAGATAAAGTCCGAAGACGTGCCATATATCTAGATCAATCTCTTCCTGTAGAGAGTGATGCAGAGGCTAGAGCAGTCTCCaaaaataaagatgaagatGCTAATATTTATGTCAAATTGAACCCAGAAAATGGCACACCCCTCCGATCTCTTCTAATATTCTCTCCACCAAAAGAAGTGACAGTACACTGGATGCTGAGGAAGTTGAACCTGAAGAAGTTCACATTATTAAGAGTGTTAAGTCTTGAGGGACTTTCACTGGgagaaaaattaccaaaatcaaTAGGCAACCTCGTACACTTGAAGTTCTTGAGTTTTAAATATGCTAGTCTCTTACGCTTCCCATCATCTATAAGAAATTTAGGTTGCATCCAGACCCTGGATTTACGGTTTTTTCCTAGTGGTGATGAACCGATGATTTGTTTTTGA
- the LOC100263824 gene encoding putative disease resistance protein At1g50180 codes for MAEAIVSFAVGRLGDLLIQEASFLHEVSDKVVEIRTELKRMQCFLKDADARQDENEVIHNCVVEIREAAYDAEDIIETFASRVALRRRRSSPQNIFKRCGWIFFEFIARQKVGTEIDAIKKRVSNLTTSLQKSDIRSITEGESSSSRNERPQQGRPTYSHLDDKDIIGVEESVKILVEQLVEPDRKWSVVAIYGMGGLGKTTLARKVYHHVHVKHHFDHFAWSSISQHLDSRAVVRGILIKLTSPSEEQRREIDNMSDDELFKRVYKIQKEKKCLVILDDVWRKQDWDSLRPGFPLRKEGSKIVITTRNKAVALHVDPPNVFLHQPRLLTEKESWELLQMKALSTGSTLNKDMEELGKKMAKRCNGLPLAIVVLGGLLATKPCTFNAWGIVDRNIKSYFRRGDGNSKQQSSEVSDVLALSYRDLPYHLKPCFLYLAHFHENYKIPTNTLVRMWMAEGIIPEMPDKGVGEETMEDVGHQYLDELIGRCMVQVGVRNSNGRVKTCWLHDLMRDLCLSIAKEENFLDIINLQQVETFSSSMVTASTSNKVRRCAIYLDQSVPIENVAKARLVPENRDDDVNNYVNFNPENATHLRSLLIFYPSTPNTVHWMLRKLSLKNFKLLRVLSLERLSLEEKLLREIGNLIHLKYLSFRDAKLLSFPSSIKNLGCIQTLDLRFCNDDNLVTCTKIGDVICMMKLLRHLYLPRYLYVGTSKVQWDKLSNLETLKAFDARQWAVKDLVQLTKLRKLKINNLNSFKELEVILKPPCPFSLHSLVLDEVSTKMEETDLRQLSMCRHLYELFLGGEISNLPGHGHFPSNLTKLTLSYSLLKQDPIPILERLPYLTILRLFNSYDGEEMVFSGTGFPQLKYLQLSYIEFLKRLRVCKGAMPSLVSLTIHSCMSLEAVPEGLIHITTLNELKFEYMPIEFMERLQVIRGKEGEDFYKVKHLPSIAFSAISEDDVYQMLMKILNSDPSDNMKILKALINAEDDQLPLLDGSTNRRVKLEVLKGKNVFLLISGLDFPTEDLLLLKHIHKEFCLERSLIHRRHEFMWIPIVDHSFKWKDSQQQEMFECLQASMPWYSVCTPARIDKAIIRFIKEEWHFQNKPILVVLDSQGKVMNRNAIHMMRIWEDTGYPFTSSKEKALWGAETWGLELLVHDVHPTIQNWIKKGKFICLYGGTDMKWIQTFTTVAKEVASAERIPLEMVYVGKSNVGKSNHRERVLQCIAFISMKELSHWWSDRTMVWFWSRLESMLFSKIQLGREDEKDPMLEEIKKLLSYDKEGGWAMLSKGSSPIFSGSSATVLPTFLAYHAWKEQVPTKGFDQAVMDYHDQLRNDSDYPKFDFIDIE; via the exons ATGGCAGAGGCTATTGTGTCCTTTGCTGTGGGAAGGCTAGGTGACTTGTTAATCCAAGAAGCAAGTTTCTTACATGAGGTGAGTGACAAAGTTGTGGAAATTCGGACTGAGCTGAAGCGGATGCAGTGTTTTTTGAAAGATGCAGATGCAAGACAAGATGAAAATGAGGTTATTCACAATTGCGTTGTGGAAATTAGAGAGGCTGCTTACGATGCTGAAGACATCATAGAGACCTTTGCCTCCAGAGTTGCCCTGAGGAGGAGGAGAAGCAGTCCCCAAAACATCTTCAAGAGGTGTGGTTGGATCTTCTTTGAATTTATAGCACGCCAGAAGGTTGGGACAGAAATTGATGCCATTAAAAAAAGGGTCTCCAATCTCACTACAAGCTTACAAAAGTCTGACATAAGGAGCATTACAGAGGGAGAAAGCTCAAGTTCCAGAAATGAGAGGCCACAACAGGGTAGGCCTACTTACTCCCACCTTGATGATAAAGATATCATTGGGGTGGAAGAAAGTGTGAAGATTTTGGTGGAACAGCTGGTGGAACCAGACAGGAAATGGTCAGTTGTGGCCATATATGGTATGGGGGGTCTGGGAAAGACCACTCTTGCTCGGAAGGTTTATCATCATGTCCATGTTAAGCATCATTTTGACCATTTTGCTTGGAGTTCCATATCTCAACACTTGGACAGCAGGGCTGTTGTAAGAGGAATACTGATCAAATTGACATCTCCTTCTGAAGAGCAAAGACGGGAAATTGACAACATGAGTGATGACGAGCTATTCAAGAGAGTGtataaaattcaaaaggaaaagaaatgtctagTGATTCTTGATGATGTGTGGAGAAAACAAGATTGGGACAGTCTAAGACCTGGCTTTCCACTGCGAAAGGAGGGCAGCAAGATAGTGATCACCACTCGGAACAAAGCTGTGGCTTTACATGTGGATCCACCAAATGTCTTTTTGCACCAACCGAGGTTATTAACTGAGAAGGAGAGTTGGGAGCTTCTACAGATGAAGGCACTCTCTACAG GTTCTACCCTTAACAAGGATATGGAGGAGCTAGGAAAGAAAATGGCTAAACGTTGTAATGGGTTGCCTTTGGCAATTGTTGTGCTTGGAGGACTTTTGGCCACTAAACCCTGCACATTCAATGCCTGGGGAATAGTAGATCGAAATATTAAATCATACTTTAGAAGAGGTGATGGCAATTCCAAGCAACAAAGTAGTGAAGTGTCAGATGTGTTAGCTTTAAGTTACCGAGATTTGCCATACCATTTAAAACCTTGCTTCCTCTATTTGGCTCATTTCCATGAGAACTATAAAATACCAACAAATACTTTGGTTCGGATGTGGATGGCTGAAGGAATCATACCTGAAATGCCTGACAAAGGGGTGGGAGAAGAAACAATGGAGGATGTTGGACATCAGTATCTAGATGAGCTAATTGGAAGGTGTATGGTTCAAGTGGGAGTAAGAAATTCAAATGGAAGAGTCAAAACTTGCTGGTTGCATGATCTTATGCGAGATCTATGTTTGTCAATAgccaaagaagaaaattttcttgatattATCAATCTTCAGCAAGTGGAGACATTTTCATCTTCTATGGTAACAGCATCCACTTCAAATAAAGTCCGAAGATGTGCCATTTATCTGGATCAATCCGTTCCTATAGAGAATGTAGCAAAGGCAAGACTAGTCCCTGAAAATAGAGATGACGATGTTAACAACTATGTCAATTTTAACCCAGAAAATGCTACACACCTCCGATCTCTTCTAATATTCTATCCATCAACACCAAATACAGTTCATTGGATGCTGAGGAAGCTGAGCTTGAAGAACTTCAAATTATTAAGAGTATTGAGTCTTGAGAGACTTTCACTGGAAGAAAAATTACTAAGAGAAATAGGCAACCTCATACACCTGAAGTATTTGAGTTTCAGGGATGCTAAGCTGTTAAGCTTCCCATCATCTATAAAAAATTTAGGTTGCATCCAGACGTTGGATTTACGGTTTTGTAATGATGATAACCTTGTAACTTGTACTAAAATAGGTGATGTGATATGTATGATGAAATTACTAAGACACCTCTACCTTCCTAGATATCTTTATGTGGGTACTAGTAAGGTGCAATGGGACAAATTGAGCAACTTGGAGACGCTAAAAGCCTTTGATGCAAGACAATGGGCTGTAAAAGATTTGGTCCAATTGACCAAGCTTCGGAAATTGAAGATAAATAATCTCAACAGCTTTAAAGAGTTGGAGGTAATTCTCAAGCCCCCCTGTCCTTTTTCACTTCATTCCCTGGTTTTGGATGAGGTGAGCACCAAAATGGAAGAAACGGATCTAAGGCAATTATCAATGTGTCGACATCTTTATGAGCTATTCTTGGGAGGAGAAATAAGCAACTTGCCCGGGCACGGCCACTTCCCTTCAAACCTCACTAAGTTAACCTTGTCTTATTCTCTCTTAAAACAAGATCCCATACCGATTCTGGAGAGGCTTCCTTACTTGACAATCCTACGCTTATTTAATTCATATGATGGGGAAGAAATGGTTTTCTCTGGAACTGGGTTCCCTCAACTCAAATATCTGCAACTCTCCTATATTGAATTCTTAAAAAGGTTAAGGGTGTGTAAAGGTGCAATGCCTAGTCTAGTGAGTTTAACAATCCATAGCTGCATGTCATTGGAAGCGGTTCCTGAAGGACTGATACACATCACTACCCTTAACGAATTGAAGTTTGAGTATATGCCCATAGAGTTCATGGAGAGGCTTCAAGTGATACGTGGAAAAGAAGGGGAGGATTTCTACAAAGTCAAGCACTTGCCTTCCATCGCATTCAGTGCAATATCTG AGGATGATGTTTATCAAATGCTTATGAAGATCTTAAATAGTGATCCAAGTGACAACATGAAGATTCTAAAGGCACTTATAAATGCCGAGGACGATCAGTTGCCACTTCTTGATGGCTCTACAAATAGAAGG GTAAAATTGGAggtgctgaaggggaagaaTGTGTTTCTGCTCATATCAGGCCTAGACTTTCCCACTGAGGATCTCTTACTTCTCAAACATATTCACAAGGAATTCTGTTTGGAGCGGAGTTTGATACATAGGCGGCATGAGTTTATGTGGATCCCAATTGTGGATCATTCTTTTAAGTGGAAAGATTCTCAGCAGCAAGAGATGTTTGAGTGTCTGCAGGCCTCAATGCCATGGTATTCGGTCTGCACTCCTGCACGCATTGATAAGGCAATCATCAGGTTCATCAAGGAGGAGTGGCACTTCCAGAATAAGCCCATCCTTGTGGTGCTAGATTCACAAGGAAAAGTGATGAACCGTAATGCTATTCACATGATGCGGATATGGGAGGACACCGGCTACCCATTCACCAGTTCGAAAGAGAAAGCTCTGTGGGGGGCAGAGACTTGGGGGCTTGAGCTGCTGGTTCATGACGTACACCCAACCATACAGAACTGG ATCAAAAAGGGAAAATTCATTTGCTTGTATGGAGGGACTGACATGAAGTGGATCCAAACATTCACAACCGTAGCAAAGGAAGTTGCGTCAGCTGAGCGGATCCCCTTAGAAATGGTGTACGTGGGAAAGAGCAACGTGGGAAAGAGCAACCACAGAGAGCGAGTCCTACAATGCATAGCATTCATCAGTATGAAGGAACTGAGCCACTGGTGGTCAGACCGCACCATGGTCTGGTTCTGGAGCCGGCTGGAGAGCATGTTATTCTCCAAGATCCAGCTAGGAAGGGAGGACGAGAAGGACCCCATGTTGGAGGAAATCAAGAAACTGCTCAGCTACGACAAGGAAGGAGGATGGGCTATGCTCAGCAAGGGATCCTCGCCAATTTTCAGTGGTTCCAGCGCCACTGTTTTGCCTACCTTCTTGGCGTACCATGCATGGAAAGAGCAGGTCCCGACGAAGGGTTTTGATCAGGCAGTCATGGATTACCATGACCAGCTTCGCAACGATTCTGATTACCCGaagtttgattttattgatattgAATGA
- the LOC100253526 gene encoding protein EARLY FLOWERING 4, whose amino-acid sequence MDDDASNGFRRHRRRRSRQSSATVDHRRAGFGPADEGDDSGGEAEEGSAEVWETFNDSFRQVQSVLDRNRVLIQQVNENHQSKIPDNLVKNVALIQEINGNISKVVSLYSDLSTNFSGVFHQPHENENGAVVAKKGSVKGKNTEA is encoded by the coding sequence ATGGACGACGACGCCTCCAATGGATTCCGCCGCCACCGCCGCCGTCGCAGTCGACAAAGCTCCGCGACCGTTGATCACCGTCGAGCAGGTTTCGGCCCCGCGGACGAAGGAGATGACTCCGGCGGGGAGGCGGAGGAGGGCAGCGCTGAGGTTTGGGAGACCTTCAACGACAGCTTTCGGCAGGTGCAGTCCGTGTTGGATCGGAACCGCGTTTTGATTCAGCAGGTTAACGAGAACCACCAGTCCAAGATTCCTGATAATCTCGTCAAGAATGTTGCCCTAATTCAGGAGATTAATGGAAATATTTCCAAGGTTGTTTCGCTCTACTCCGATCTCTCCACCAACTTCTCCGGCGTATTTCATCAGCCACACGAGAACGAAAACGGAGCGGTTGTCGCTAAGAAAGGTAGTGTCAAGGGGAAGAACACGGAAGCTTGA
- the LOC100253648 gene encoding DNA replication complex GINS protein PSF3, with protein MAHYYNIDEIIVEEELVSAVFQKAANGVGILDPSAETNSVEQGSKVELPFWLAHELLQRQAVTIHVPACFNQKTRKEIQADAPCVDLRSRCPYFYELGCKVAPLVGDRTIGSLLLQAFLSRYKEVLSKAHTAASTPVPKVLTLLTKEETNLYETAQSSMAAFKKWRMGGPRFQRASVLGRKRKPTD; from the exons ATGGCACATTATTACAACATTGATGAAATTATTGTAGAGGAAGAG CTCGTCTCTGCTGTGTTCCAAAAAGCGGCAAATGGAGTTGGAATCCTTGATCCTAGTGCTGAAACAAACAGT GTTGAACAAGGTTCAAAGGTAGAGCTGCCCTTCTGGCTTGCTCATGAGTTACTCCAGAGACAAGCAGTGACAATTCATGTTCCTGCCTGTTTCAATCAAAA AACCAGGAAGGAAATCCAAGCAGATGCTCCATGTGTGGATCTAAGGAGCCGATGTCCATATTTCTATGAACTGGGGTGCAAGGTAGCCCCATT GGTTGGTGATAGAACCATTGGATCCTTGCTCCTTCAGGCCTTTTTGAGCAGGTACAAGGAAGTTTTGAGCAAGGCACATACAGCTGCATCCACACCGGTTCCCAAAGTCTTGACACTTCTAACAAAAGAAGAAACCAATT TGTATGAGACAGCCCAATCCTCTATGGCAGCATTTAAGAAATGGCGGATGGGTGGACCCAGATTCCAGAGAGCTTCTGTTCTTGGGAGGAAGAGGAAACCAACTGATTAG
- the LOC100246685 gene encoding putative disease resistance protein At1g50180 isoform X1: MVEAIVSFAVERLGDLLIQEASFLHGVTDKVAEIKVELRRMTCFLKDADARQDEDETIRNLVAEIREAAYDAEDTVETFAFKVARRRRSGLQNILKRYACILSEFKALHEVGTEIDAIKNRISSLSTSLQSYNIKSIGEGESSGSRNERQRILRRSYSHVVDEDTVGVEGNVKILVEQLVDPDKRCSVVSIWGMGGLGKTTLAKKVYHHGAVRRHFDCFAWSSVSQQFNIRAVVQEILFKFMPPSPEQRKEIEKMGENEVLKRVYRIQEEKKCLVILDDVWTTEAWDMLRPAFPLQKVGSKILLTTRNKAVASHADPQGFLYQPKCLTEEESWELLQRRAFLRNDNGTDPTINNMEEVGKEMARYCGGLPLAVVVLGGLLATNHTLYDWERIHRNIKSYLMRGKDNYKQQDSGVSDVLALSFQDLSYHLKSCFLYLAHFPEDYEIRTKSLVRMWVAEGIISKVGEQTLEDVAEGYLDELIQRCMVQVGRTGSNGRVKTCQLHDLMRDLCLSKAKEENFLEIIGFQQVETFSSSVVTTPTLDKVRRRAIYLDQSLPVESDAEARAVSKNKDEDANIYVKLNPENGTPLRSLLIFSPPKEVTVHWMLRKLNLKKFTLLRVLSLEGLSLGEKLPKSIGNLVHLKFLSFKYASLLRFPSSIRNLGCIQTLDLRFFPSGDEPMICF; encoded by the exons ATGGTGGAGGCTATTGTGTCCTTTGCTGTGGAAAGGCTAGGTGACCTGTTGATTCAAGAGGCAAGTTTCTTGCATGGGGTGACTGACAAAGTTGCAGAAATTAAGGTCGAGCTTAGGCGGATGACATGTTTTCTGAAAGATGCAGACGCAAGACAAGATGAGGACGAGACAATTCGCAATTTGGTTGCTGAAATTAGAGAGGCTGCATATGATGCCGAAGACACTGTAGAGACTTTTGCCTTCAAGGTTGCCAGGAGGAGGAGAAGTGGCCTTCAAAACATCCTCAAGAGGTATGCTTGCATCTTATCAGAATTTAAAGCACTCCATGAGGTTGGGACAGAGATTGATGCCATAAAAAACAGAATCTCCAGTCTCAGTACAAGTTTACAGAGCTATAACATAAAGAGCATAGGAGAAGGAGAAAGCTCCGGTTCCAGAAATGAGAGGCAACGTATCCTCAGGCGGTCTTACTCCCACGTTGTTGATGAAGACACAGTTGGAGTGGAGGGAAACGTGAAGATCTTGGTGGAACAGCTCGTGGACCCGGACAAAAGATGCTCAGTTGTGTCGATATGGGGTATGGGGGGCCTGGGAAAAACCACTCTCGCAAAGAAGGTTTATCATCATGGTGCTGTTAGGCGTCATTTTGATTGTTTTGCTTGGAGTTCCGTATCTCAACAATTCAACATCAGAGCGGTTGTACAAGAAATATTATTCAAATTCATGCCTCCTTCTCCAGAGCAGAGGAAGGAAATTGAGAAGATGGGTGAAAATGAGGTATTAAAGAGAGTTTATCGAATAcaagaggaaaagaaatgtctggtgATTCTGGATGATGTGTGGACTACAGAAGCTTGGGACATGCTAAGACCTGCCTTTCCACTGCAAAAGGTAGGCAGCAAGATACTACTCACCACCCGGAACAAAGCGGTGGCTTCACATGCGGATCCACAAGGCTTCTTGTACCAACCAAAGTGTTTAACTGAGGAAGAGAGTTGGGAGCTTCTTCAGAGAAGAGCCTTCCTCAGAAATGATAATGGTACAG ATCCTACCATTAACAACATGGAGGAGGTGGGAAAGGAAATGGCTAGATATTGCGGAGGTTTGCCATTGGCTGTTGTTGTGCTTGGAGGACTTCTAGCTACAAACCACACATTGTATGATTGGGAGAGAATTCATAGAAATATTAAATCATACTTGATGAGAGGCAAAGACAATTACAAGCAGCAAGACAGTGGAGTCTCCGATGTGTTAGCTTTAAGTTTCCAAGATTTGTCATACCACTTAAAATCTTGCTTTCTCTATTTAGCCCATTTCCCCGAGGACTATGAAATTCGAACAAAAAGTTTGGTTCGAATGTGGGTGGCTGAAGGGATTATATCAAAGGTGGGAGAACAAACATTGGAGGATGTTGCAGAAGGGTATCTGGATGAGCTCATTCAAAGGTGTATGGTTCAAGTAGGAAGAACAGGTTCAAATGGAAGAGTCAAAACTTGCCAGTTGCATGACCTAATGCGAGATTTATGCTTGTCAAaggcaaaagaagaaaattttcttgagaTTATCGGTTTTCAGCAAGTGGAAACATTTTCATCTTCTGTGGTAACAACACCTACTCTAGATAAAGTCCGAAGACGTGCCATATATCTAGATCAATCTCTTCCTGTAGAGAGTGATGCAGAGGCTAGAGCAGTCTCCaaaaataaagatgaagatGCTAATATTTATGTCAAATTGAACCCAGAAAATGGCACACCCCTCCGATCTCTTCTAATATTCTCTCCACCAAAAGAAGTGACAGTACACTGGATGCTGAGGAAGTTGAACCTGAAGAAGTTCACATTATTAAGAGTGTTAAGTCTTGAGGGACTTTCACTGGgagaaaaattaccaaaatcaaTAGGCAACCTCGTACACTTGAAGTTCTTGAGTTTTAAATATGCTAGTCTCTTACGCTTCCCATCATCTATAAGAAATTTAGGTTGCATCCAGACCCTGGATTTACGGTTTTTTCCTAGTGGTGATGAACCGATGATTTGTTTTTGA